ATATACTCCTAATCCAATCCCAATAATTAACAAAATCGAAATAATAATCCTATTTCTAATAAAAAACTGAATCGCTTGAAATAGCCAAGTTTTAATTCCATTAAAAAAACTTCCAATTTTTTTTGAAATCTGAAACAAATCAATTTCTTGATTTTCTAAATTATTAGTTTCTTTTTTAGTCATTCTGCTGTTTTATTTAACGTTGAATATTTGTTCCAATATCTTGATCGTAATCAAATAAGTTGGCTTTACTCCTGTTGTTCCTAATCCTCCTGAAGCAAGCGTACTTCCTGTTTCTAATGGATTATCTGACGCATAATAAGCATATCTTACTTTTACGTCTTGCGGAACACTTTTTCTAATTTTAGAGGCAGATTGAATCGCTTTTTGATAATAGGAACCTTCCATTTCTAAACCGATTACACCCCAAGTTGATTCATGGAAAAACTTTAATAAATCCCTATTTTGTAATGATGTTCCTAATACGGTAACCATTGGTCCGGCATAAACCGCAATATCATTTCCTTCAAACATATCAAGGGTTAGCTCATTTTGGAAGAAGTAATTATCTGCTGTTCCCTCATTAATGTGTGCATTTGGAATCATAATATCGCCTTTACCTCCTTCTAAAATTCCAGCTTTTCCCATGATAGAAACTGATTTCACATTCAAAAGGGTGTCTTTTTTATACGGTTTCAATAACTCATCAATTGTTTCATAAGCCTGCTCTCCAAAAGCATAATCCATAACAATTAACACTGGTTTTTCGTCGCCTAAATTTGCGGTGGGAAATGCAGTTTTAGACCAATCAATTTTAGCTGTATCAAAAATTTGCACATCTATATTTGTTCCCGAAGTATCTAGTAATGATATCATTCCTTGATTCAAAGCAACTGATTCTACTTTGCTTCTGACTTCATTTGCTCCTGATTTGCTTAATTCTTCGTAAATAAAGAAATCAGACTTGTCTTTGAATGTTGATTTTAATATTGGCGTAGCAAAAATAGAATTCATCACACTATGCATATTTGCGCTAATGACATGAATAGGTCGTCCTAAAAGTTGGTTTTGTTTTAAAACTTCTTTGATATTAGTTGCCCAAATCTCTCCATGAATATGATGTCCCAAACGTTCTCTCAAAATTGGGCTAAAGGTTATGGTTCTTTTATTGTTCTCAACCGCTTCTTCAATTGCTAATTTTCCTAACCAAAAAATAACGTGTAAAAAACGATCTGGAAAAGTGGTAGATCCAAAGGCGTCATATATGTCTAAAATTTCTTCGAATGTTCTTCCAAGTATGTTTGCTGTATGCGATATTGCCTTTTCTTTCTCTATCTGCGAAAGTTTTTTGGTTTGAGATACTGCTTGCTCTAATTTGTTCCAATCTCGTGACACTTCGCCTCCTTCATCTAATAAAACTCTATTTCTAATTTTATGAGATTCAATAAAAATGAATGTCAAATGCGTCAAAATATCATAAATATCGGAACGACCACGCGTAATTTCAACATTCATTTGTTCCTCGTCAATTCGGTAACAATTTCTTCTTCTTTTTGGAGGAACAATTGCTTGAAAATGAGATTTAGAATACCCTTCATCCGATGTCAAATTGATAAATTTACATTCTTCAATTCCAATAGGAAGTCGCTCAATAACATATAAAAGCCCGTTCAATTCCACTTTTTCTTCGGCAATACTTCCATATATTTCTGGACGTAACGCTAATAATGCTTCTCGTAATGTGTCACCAGAAACTCCCATAGGTTTATAGAAACCTCTATTGAACAAATGACGCATTGTGATGTACATTTTTTCAATAGCTGCGGATGAATCTTGTGCTCTAGATCTGGATATATTTTTAGTTTCTTTCATTTTTTTGGGTAACACTACAATTACAAATGTATCATTTTTATTGCTCGTTTAATTGATCAACAATCTTTCTGTCGTTAGAAAGTCTTGGTATTTTATTCTGTCCGCCTAGCTTTCCAATTGATTTCATATAATCCTGAAAACCGTTTTTAGCAACTTTAGTAATAACTACTTTTCGAAGTACGTGTCCTACAATCAAATCATCGTAATACACATTTTGTTTTCGCATGGCATTGTCTATCGCTTCCGCAAAAAGATTAAAGTTTTCTGGTTCTCCCGAAGCATCGGTGTCAAATTCTATAAACCACTCATGATAAGGCAATCCTTCCGAAGGATTTATTTGTGGAGCCACCGTAAATTCATTCACTCGAATAGTAGTTCCTTCCATAGCTTCTTTCAACGCATTTTCTACTTCTTTACCAATGACATGTTCTCCAAAAGCCGAAATATAATGTTTGATTCTTCCCGATACAATTACTCTATAAGGCTTTAATGAGGTAAACTGAATAGTATCACCAATATTGTATCCCCAAAGTCCTGCATTAGTAGAAATAATCAACACATAATTAATTCCTAATTCGACTTCGCCTATGGTGTAGCGTCTTGGATTTTCGGTATAAAATTCATCACTTTTTATAAATTCATAGAAAATACCTGAATTCAAAAGCAGCAACATTCCTTTTTCTTTTTGAGAATCTTGATATGCAAAAAAACCTTCCGAAGCGGGGAACAATTCAATACTGTCAACTTTTCTACCAATTAAATTTTCAAATTTGGCACGATAAGGCTCGTAATTTACACCTCCATAAATAAACAAATTGAAGTTTTTGAAAATTTCGCCAACAGGCTTTCCTCCTTTTTGTTGCAGTTTTTCAAAATACATTTGTACCCAAGACGGAATTCCTGAAATCACCGTCATGTTTTTATCAAATGTTTCTTCAACAATGGCATTAACCTTAGTCTCCCAGTCTTCAATACAATTGGTTTCCCAAGATGGCATTCGGTTTTTTTGTAAATACTTTGGAACAAAATGCGCTACAATACCTGATAATCTACCTAGTTTAACACCGTTTTTCTCTTCAAGAATTGGGCTTCCTTGTAAAAAAATCATTTTTCCATCAACAAAATCGGCCTTACCTGTTTCATGAATATAGTGCAGAATTGCATTTCGAGCTGCCTCAATATGAAAAGGCATGGATTCCTTAGTCAACGGAATGTATTTTGCACCCGAAGTTGTTCCCGAAGTTTTGGCAAAATACAATGGTTTCCCTTTCCATAAAACATTTGGTTCTCCTTTTACAACACGATCAACATAGGGTTTTAATTCTTCGTAATCCCGAATGGGAACTTGTTTTGAAAAGTCTTCAAATGATTTAATTGTATCGAAATGATGGTCAATACCAAACTGGGTTTTCTTAGCTTCTTGAATTAGCTCTAAAAAAACTTTGTTTTGGGTTTTGATTGGTTCATTAACCCAAGCTTGTGTTTTGTTGTAAATTTTTTTGGCAAAAAATTTTGCAGCAGTTGATTTTATTGACATTTCTTACTTGAGATTTTAATTTTTGGACTTTTGGCTCTTCTCTTTTTGAGAGGCTGGAAGTTGCTTTTTTTCTTCTTGAGTTACTTGTTTTCTCAATTCTAATTCTTCTTTTGATGCTGATAAATCCATTTTAGAAGGAACTTCATCAGCTGCCGAAAGTATGGAATCCTTATTGAATTTTGCAAACTCTAACTCGCCGGTCAACACTTTTTGAATGGATTTAATATAGGCTTCATTTTTCTTTAAAGCTCGGGTTAACGAGTCTGATTTTAAAGCTAGTTCTGTAGCATCTCTTTTTAATTTTGAAGAAGAATAACCCGGAATAAACTCTCGTAAAGGAGTAAATGCAATTATAAAAGTAGTTACAAATGTTATTATAATAGCTCCTAAACTAGCGACTACAAAAACATTCATTAAAGTAAGTTTCAATGAAAAAGTTTCTTCAAAAGTATCTTCGTTAAGTATTATTAAACGCCTTTTATTGAATAAATTTTCTTTGAGCTTTTGCCGTTTTAGTCGTTTATCAACCATACTTTTTGATTATTGAACAAATATAACAATTATTGTTGTTGATTGTATTCCCTTGTGTTTTGTGCGGCTATACTTAACATAAATTTATTTTTAATAAATTTTTAACGCTTTTAAAGCCAAATAAATGTCTTAAAATTAGTTACCGTTAATTAATTCTATATACCTTTGCTTTCAGTTTTTATTAAAAATTTGCTTCGGCAATAAATTATTCAATCATGGGAAGATTAGGTGTTACAGAAATCCTTGTTATATTGGCAGTTGTTTTATTACTTTTTGGAGGTAAAAAAATTCCAGAATTAATGAAAGGTTTAGGAAGCGGAATTAAAGAATTCAAAAACGCAGCCAAAGACGACCAGCCAGCTGACAAAAAAGAAGAAACTAAAGAATAAATTCTTTTAGAAATTCAAAAAATAAAAAAATTCCAAATCCAAGATTATTCTTCGGGATTTGGAATTTTTTATGGAATAAATTGAGACTTTTATACAATCATTGTCAATTGAATTCTTTTTCTATCTTCATCAACTTCTGTGACTTTTACCTGAACATGTTGGTGTAATTTTACTACTTCATTCACATCGCTTACAAAACCTGCTTTGAGTTGTGAAATATGAACTAAGCCACTTTCCTTGATTCCAAGATCCACAAAACAACCAAAATTAGTAATGTTATTGACAATTCCCGGCAAAACCATTCCTGTTTTCAAATCTTTTATGGTTTTTACATTTGGATCAAATTCAAATACTTTTGCTGATTTTCTAGGATCTAATCCTGGTTTTTCGAGTTCTTTGATAATATCTTTTAAACCCAGTAAACCTATTTCTGGTGTTATATAATTTTCAGGTTTTATTAAAGCTGTTTTTTCTTTATTGGCAATCAAATCATTCACTGAAAGTTTCAAATCTTTTGCCATTTTTTCAACAATTCCATATGCTTCAGGATGTACCGCAGAATTATCTAATGGGTTTTTTGCATTCGAAATCCGAATAAAAGCAACGCCTTGCTGATAGGCTTTTTCACCTAAACGTGGCACTTTTTTTAATTGTTTTCTGTCTTCAAAAGGACCGTTTTCGGAACGATAATTTACAATATTTTCGGCTAGCTTCTCTCCTATTCCGCTCACATAACTCAATAAATGTTTACTCGCCGTATTGATGTTTATCCCAACTGAATTCACACAACGAATTACCGTATTGTCTAATTCTTCTTTCAATTTTGTTTGGTCAACATCATGTTGATACTGGCCTACGCCAATAGCTTTTGGGTCGATTTTTACTAATTCAGCCAAAGGATCTGACAATCGACGTCCAATTGAAACCGAGCCACGAACCGTAACATCAAAATTAGGAAATTCATCACGCGCAATTTTGGATGCAGAATACACCGAAGCTCCTGCTTCTGAAACAATAAATACCTGAACCGGTTTGTCAAAAGCAATTTTCTTAATGAAAAATTCAGTTTCTCTTGAGGCAGTTCCGTTTCCTATGGAAATAGCGTCAATTTTATAGGAATTTACCATAGAACGAATTTTTTTCATCGCCATGACTTCCTCTTTTTGAGGTGCGTGTGGATAAATGGTTTCGTTGTATAACAAATCCCCTTTTTCGTCTAAACAAACGACTTTACATCCCGAACGAAATCCAGGATCAATAGCTAAAATTCGTTTTTCGCCCAAAGGTGGTGCCAATAACAACTGCCCTAAATTATTTGCAAAAACCTGAATAGAATTAGCATCTGCTTTTGCTTTTGCCTCTTGCAATGTTTCATTAGAAATTGCAGGATTTAACAATCGTTTGTAACTGTCTTCAATAGCTAATTGAACGTGTGGCGTAGTGTTATTTTGACTTTTTAAGATTAATTCATCAATAATATCATACGCTTCGTCAATATCAACTTCAACTTTAAACTTAATAAAACCTTCATTTTCTGCACGAAGCATCGCTAACAATCGATGGGATGGTGCTTTAGTTAACGGTTCAGACCAATCAAAATATTGATTGAATTTTTGCGCTCCTTCTTCGTCTTTTTTTGTTTTTACAACTTTGGTGGTAATTATTGCTTTACGTTCGTACAATCTTCTGAGTTGTTTTCTAACATAAATATTTTCATTAATCCATTCGGCAATAATATCTCTTGCGCCTTGTAAAGCCGCGTCTTCATTGATTACATTTTCATTCAAATATTTAGTTGAAATAAAATCAACATCATCATTATTTTGCGCCATAATGATTTTTGCCAAAGGCTCTAAACCATTTTCTCGAGCAACATCAGCTTTGGTTTTTTTCTTCTTTTTAAATGGCAGATAGAAATCCTCTAATTCTTGTAAATCAAAACTTTGTTGTATTTTTTTATCTAATTCTGGTGTAAGCGCATTTTGTTCGTCAATAGATTTTAAAATCGCTTCTTTACGTTTTACAATTATTTCATATTCTTTTTGCAGTTTGGCAATTTGTTCAATTACTACTTCATCAAGATTTCCAGTTGTGTCTTTTCGATATCTTGAAATAAATGGAATCGTACAATCTTCTTGTAATAATTGCACTGTATTTTGAATGTTTATAGCCGCTGTAGAAACTGTTTTTGATATAAATTGTATGTTGGTCATTTCGAAAAAGAATTTTAAATAAGAATAAATAGATTTTGAAAAATCATCCTGCTAAAATAATATCTTTGAAGTTCAATTTATCGCCCAAATGATATTATTATACTATTTTTTACTACTAAATTTTTTAGGTTTTTTAGGAATTGGTTATGATAAACAACTAGCTAGAAAAAGACGAAGAAGAATTTCTGAAAAAACATTACTAAGCTTTGTTATGATGGGTGGAACAATTGGTTCGGGATTAGCTATGTTTGTCTTTAAACACAAAACTTCAAAAGAAAGTTATCTTTTGAAGTTTTATGGAATTTGTATAATACAAGTTGTACTTGTTTTTGGTCTGTTTTATTATAAAATAATACCGCTATAAATTATTTACAAGCAATTTTATTTACTCTATTTTGGTGTCTTCCACCTTCAAATTCAGTTTCTAAAAATGTTTCAACAATTTCTACTGCTTGAGGAATTGAAGTATAACGTGCTGGAATACTAATAATATTAGCATTGTTATGAAGTCTTGTTAAATAAGCTATTTCTTTTGTCCAACAAAGACCAGCTCTAACTTTTGGATGTTTATTTACCGTCATTGCAATTCCATTTCCGCTTCCGCAAATTACGATTCCAAAATCAGCTTTCCCTTCAGAAACATCGTTAGCTACAGGATGACCAAAATCTGGATAATCAACACTATCTTCTGAATCAGTTCCATAATTAGTTACTTCATGTCCTTTTGCTTTAAGCATTTCAACAATCGCTTTTTTATACTCTGGACCAGCGTGATCATTCCCAATAGATATTTTCATTTTCTAAATATTAAATTTTGTAGTGCAAATTTAATCAAAGATTTTGAGTTATATTTAATCCATTTGCTTGTTTCTTTTATTGAATACACATTATTAATTATATTTCTTTGACCATTGAAATTATAACTATCAGATTATTAAAAATATAGGTTTTTAAGGAAATTCGGTTTTTATATAATTATCTGGAAATCAATAGGTAATTTCTATTAATTTGTTAAAAAAGTATAATGTTAATATCGAAATGCAATTGCTTGATATTCAGTTAACTTTAAATTAACACGAAATGTTGATAAGTTCGGATAGAATTTTAGAAGTTTTTTTAGAATATTCTACAAAAAAGAGTAATCCAAAACCCATATTAGAAATCCAAATTTAGTTTGTTGAATTTTTAGAATAGTTATCAAGATTAAAAAATGGCTTATTAACATATTTTAAAAAAATACTTATCTACAAAAAGATTCCTTTTTCTATTATTAACAGTTGTTAACTAAAATACAAAATACCTTTAAAACTAAATCTTTAGCTTAAAAAAAGAATGTTAATAACTAAAAATAACATGATATAAGTTCATTTCAATACTTTTTAAAATAAATTTATAGTAGCTATTAACACACTATAATAACCATTAAAAAAGATTTTAAATTTCCTTTTTCTTTTTGTTGTATTTAATATATGTTGACAACTTTAAATTTTTAAAAAGAAAAAAATTAAACGATATTCAATTTGTTATTCAAATTGTCTAGTATTTCTTGAACTGCTTCAAAATCGTTTTGATGAACTTTTAATTTGATTCCGCCTAAAGCTGTTGAATAAAAAGGAGCAACTGATAAAGTTATTTCGTTTTCGAAAAAATAAGGAATACCTTCTTGTTGTAAAATGTGTTTAAGTACCACAATTTCATGAGAGTGATTAAATATAGCTATTGTTTTAAACTCCTCCATTTTGATTTTTTTATAAATGTACGAAAGTTATATTTTTAATAAATCTATTCTTTAAAATTAGAATTCTAACATCTTCTTTGTAATTTTAGACTTTTAAGAAAAGAAATATGGGGAAAAGATTGAGAAAGCCAATTAAAAAAGAGAAAGACTTCTCAGATAAGATTTTAAAAATATTATCACAAAATGCTAATAAAGCATTCAATTATAAGCAAATAGGAGCAAAGCTAGATCTTGATGACACTCAAAGTCGCAATCAAATTATTAAAGATTTGAAAATTTTAGCTGCTTCCAAAAAAATTATTGAATCAGAACCTGGTAAATATTTAGTAAAAGCAGTAAGTCAGGATTATTACGAAGGAAAAATTGATATGACAGGTCGAAAAACCGCTTATTTTATCTGTCCTGATTTTGAAGAAGATGTTTTTATTCCAACAAATAATTTGAATCACGCCTTAGATAAAGATACTGTAAAAGTTTATGTTTATAATAGAAGAAAAGGTAAAAGACCTGAAGGTGAAGTAATTGAAGTTGTTGAAAGAAATAAAACTGATTTTGTTGGAGTTATAGATATTCAAAAGAATTTTGCTTTTGTATCAACAGCCAATCCAAAAATGTACACGGATATTTTTATTCCAAAAGATAAAATAGGAGAGGCTGAACAAGGAGATGTTGTATTAGTTCATATTGAAGATTGGCCCAAACGAGCAGATAGTCCATTTGGAGCAGTACTAAAAGTTTTAGGAAAACCAGGAGAACATGATACTGAAATTCATGCTATTTTAGCCGAATATGGTTTACCTGCTGAATTTCCTATTGAAGTTGAAACTTATGCACAAAAAATAGATACCACTATTCATGAAACTGAAATTGCGAAACGTCGAGATATGCGAGATACCTTGACTTTTACAATAGATCCAAAAGATGCAAAAGACTTTGATGATGCCTTATCATTTAAAAAATTAGAAAATGGAAATTATGAAATAGGGGTACATATTGCGGATGTTTCATTTTATCTTGAAGAAGGAACTATCCTTGATGATGAAGCCTATCAAAGAGCAACTTCTGTTTATTTAGTAGATAGAGTAGTACCTATGTTACCTGAAGTTTTGTCTAATTTTGCCTGTTCACTTCGACCACAAGAGGAAAAATATACGTTTTCGGCAGTTTTTGAAATTAATGAAAAATCACAAGTTGTTAACCAATGGTTTGGACGTACTGTAATATTTTCAGATCAACGCTTTTCATATGAAGAAGCACAAGTTATAATTGAAACTAAATCTTCAACTATCCCAGCAGAAATTTCATTAACAGGAAAAGAATATAAAGCTTCAGATGAAATTACAGCAGCTACTCTTAAAATGGATGAATTAGCTAAGATTTTACGAAGAAAAAGAATGAATGAAGGTGCTATTTCTTTTGATAAAGTTGAAGTTAAATTTAATTTAGATCAAGAAGGAGAACCAGAAGGTGTTTATTTCAAAATATCAAAAGATGCCAATCATTTAATTGAAGAATTTATGCTTTTGGCTAATAGAAAAGTAGCTGAATATATTGGAAAACAAAAGAAAACCTTTGTTTATCGAATTCATGATGAACCAAATGAAGATAAATTAATAGCCATGCAGACGGTTATAGCTAAATTTGGTTATAAAATAGATTTCAGAAATAAAGGAGATATTTCAAAATCGTTAAACAATTTATTAGCTGAAGTAGTCGGTAAAAAAGAACAAAATTTAATCGATACACTTACTATTCGAAGTATGAGTAAAGCTAAATATTCAACGGATAATATTGGACATTATGGCTTAGCTTTTGAATATTATACTCATTTTACTTCACCAATTCGTCGTTATCCAGATGTTATGGTGCATCGATTATTGCAATATTATCTTGATGGAGGAAAATCAGTTGATGAAGAAACTTATGAAACTAAATGTTTACATTCATCAACAATGGAAGGTTTAGCTACAAATGCTGAACGAGATTCTATAAAATACATGCAAGTTAAATACATGCAAAATCATCAAGATCAAGAGTTTTTGGGTGTAATTTCTGGTGTAACAGAATGGGGAATTTATGTAGAAATCATTGAAAACAAATGCGAAGGAATGTGCAGAATTCGTGACATTAAAGAAGATTATTATACTTTTGATGAAAAACAATATGCACTTGTAGGAGCTACTTCTGATAAAATATTACAATTAGGTGATGAAATTTACGTTAAAGTAAAAAATGCAGATTTAGTTAAAAAACAATTGGATTTTCATTTTTTAAGAAGAAATGAATAATGAATTAAAATTTTAAAAAATGAAAAAATTAATAGCAGTAGCAATACTTTTTATTGCTTACAATTCTAATGCACAAGTAACTAAAAATTTAGGTGATTTTGATACTGTAAAAGTATTTGATCAATTGAATGTGAAGTTAATTTCTAGTTCAGAAAATAAAATTGTTATTACTGGAAATAGAGAAAATGAAGTGGAAGTTTTAAATAAAAACGGCGAATTAAAACTTAGAATGCCTTTTCCAAAATTATTATCAGGAAATGATATTACTATTAAATTGTATTTTAAACAATTAGAAAGTATTAGCGCAAGCGAAGGAAGTTTTGTTTCAAGTGATTATATTTTTAAACAAACTTCATTAGATTTGAATGCTAAAGAAGGAGCTCAAATAACAGTTAAATTAGATGTTCAAAAAGCTGGTGTTAAACTGAATTCAGGTGGAATAATTGAATTATCAGGTAAAGCTTTAAATCAAGATGTTGTTATTACTTCAGGAGGAATTTTGAAAGCTGCTGATTTAAGTACTTCTCAAACTTCAATAAGTGTAGCCGCTGGAGGAAATGCAGAAGTTAATGCATCTACTTTAGTTGATGCAAAAGTTAAAGCAGGAGGGACTATTCACATTTATGGTAAACCAAAACAAATCAATAA
Above is a window of Flavobacterium sp. 123 DNA encoding:
- a CDS encoding GH3 auxin-responsive promoter family protein, which translates into the protein MSIKSTAAKFFAKKIYNKTQAWVNEPIKTQNKVFLELIQEAKKTQFGIDHHFDTIKSFEDFSKQVPIRDYEELKPYVDRVVKGEPNVLWKGKPLYFAKTSGTTSGAKYIPLTKESMPFHIEAARNAILHYIHETGKADFVDGKMIFLQGSPILEEKNGVKLGRLSGIVAHFVPKYLQKNRMPSWETNCIEDWETKVNAIVEETFDKNMTVISGIPSWVQMYFEKLQQKGGKPVGEIFKNFNLFIYGGVNYEPYRAKFENLIGRKVDSIELFPASEGFFAYQDSQKEKGMLLLLNSGIFYEFIKSDEFYTENPRRYTIGEVELGINYVLIISTNAGLWGYNIGDTIQFTSLKPYRVIVSGRIKHYISAFGEHVIGKEVENALKEAMEGTTIRVNEFTVAPQINPSEGLPYHEWFIEFDTDASGEPENFNLFAEAIDNAMRKQNVYYDDLIVGHVLRKVVITKVAKNGFQDYMKSIGKLGGQNKIPRLSNDRKIVDQLNEQ
- a CDS encoding peptidase; protein product: MVDKRLKRQKLKENLFNKRRLIILNEDTFEETFSLKLTLMNVFVVASLGAIIITFVTTFIIAFTPLREFIPGYSSSKLKRDATELALKSDSLTRALKKNEAYIKSIQKVLTGELEFAKFNKDSILSAADEVPSKMDLSASKEELELRKQVTQEEKKQLPASQKEKSQKSKN
- the tatA gene encoding twin-arginine translocase TatA/TatE family subunit, coding for MGRLGVTEILVILAVVLLLFGGKKIPELMKGLGSGIKEFKNAAKDDQPADKKEETKE
- a CDS encoding Tex family protein, giving the protein MTNIQFISKTVSTAAINIQNTVQLLQEDCTIPFISRYRKDTTGNLDEVVIEQIAKLQKEYEIIVKRKEAILKSIDEQNALTPELDKKIQQSFDLQELEDFYLPFKKKKKTKADVARENGLEPLAKIIMAQNNDDVDFISTKYLNENVINEDAALQGARDIIAEWINENIYVRKQLRRLYERKAIITTKVVKTKKDEEGAQKFNQYFDWSEPLTKAPSHRLLAMLRAENEGFIKFKVEVDIDEAYDIIDELILKSQNNTTPHVQLAIEDSYKRLLNPAISNETLQEAKAKADANSIQVFANNLGQLLLAPPLGEKRILAIDPGFRSGCKVVCLDEKGDLLYNETIYPHAPQKEEVMAMKKIRSMVNSYKIDAISIGNGTASRETEFFIKKIAFDKPVQVFIVSEAGASVYSASKIARDEFPNFDVTVRGSVSIGRRLSDPLAELVKIDPKAIGVGQYQHDVDQTKLKEELDNTVIRCVNSVGININTASKHLLSYVSGIGEKLAENIVNYRSENGPFEDRKQLKKVPRLGEKAYQQGVAFIRISNAKNPLDNSAVHPEAYGIVEKMAKDLKLSVNDLIANKEKTALIKPENYITPEIGLLGLKDIIKELEKPGLDPRKSAKVFEFDPNVKTIKDLKTGMVLPGIVNNITNFGCFVDLGIKESGLVHISQLKAGFVSDVNEVVKLHQHVQVKVTEVDEDRKRIQLTMIV
- a CDS encoding DUF1294 domain-containing protein gives rise to the protein MILLYYFLLLNFLGFLGIGYDKQLARKRRRRISEKTLLSFVMMGGTIGSGLAMFVFKHKTSKESYLLKFYGICIIQVVLVFGLFYYKIIPL
- the rpiB gene encoding ribose 5-phosphate isomerase B, which translates into the protein MKISIGNDHAGPEYKKAIVEMLKAKGHEVTNYGTDSEDSVDYPDFGHPVANDVSEGKADFGIVICGSGNGIAMTVNKHPKVRAGLCWTKEIAYLTRLHNNANIISIPARYTSIPQAVEIVETFLETEFEGGRHQNRVNKIACK
- a CDS encoding putative signal transducing protein; translation: MEEFKTIAIFNHSHEIVVLKHILQQEGIPYFFENEITLSVAPFYSTALGGIKLKVHQNDFEAVQEILDNLNNKLNIV
- the rnr gene encoding ribonuclease R, with product MGKRLRKPIKKEKDFSDKILKILSQNANKAFNYKQIGAKLDLDDTQSRNQIIKDLKILAASKKIIESEPGKYLVKAVSQDYYEGKIDMTGRKTAYFICPDFEEDVFIPTNNLNHALDKDTVKVYVYNRRKGKRPEGEVIEVVERNKTDFVGVIDIQKNFAFVSTANPKMYTDIFIPKDKIGEAEQGDVVLVHIEDWPKRADSPFGAVLKVLGKPGEHDTEIHAILAEYGLPAEFPIEVETYAQKIDTTIHETEIAKRRDMRDTLTFTIDPKDAKDFDDALSFKKLENGNYEIGVHIADVSFYLEEGTILDDEAYQRATSVYLVDRVVPMLPEVLSNFACSLRPQEEKYTFSAVFEINEKSQVVNQWFGRTVIFSDQRFSYEEAQVIIETKSSTIPAEISLTGKEYKASDEITAATLKMDELAKILRRKRMNEGAISFDKVEVKFNLDQEGEPEGVYFKISKDANHLIEEFMLLANRKVAEYIGKQKKTFVYRIHDEPNEDKLIAMQTVIAKFGYKIDFRNKGDISKSLNNLLAEVVGKKEQNLIDTLTIRSMSKAKYSTDNIGHYGLAFEYYTHFTSPIRRYPDVMVHRLLQYYLDGGKSVDEETYETKCLHSSTMEGLATNAERDSIKYMQVKYMQNHQDQEFLGVISGVTEWGIYVEIIENKCEGMCRIRDIKEDYYTFDEKQYALVGATSDKILQLGDEIYVKVKNADLVKKQLDFHFLRRNE
- a CDS encoding head GIN domain-containing protein, which translates into the protein MKKLIAVAILFIAYNSNAQVTKNLGDFDTVKVFDQLNVKLISSSENKIVITGNRENEVEVLNKNGELKLRMPFPKLLSGNDITIKLYFKQLESISASEGSFVSSDYIFKQTSLDLNAKEGAQITVKLDVQKAGVKLNSGGIIELSGKALNQDVVITSGGILKAADLSTSQTSISVAAGGNAEVNASTLVDAKVKAGGTIHIYGKPKQINKQTIIGGTITEE